tatactgGTTATACTGTCATATACTGGTTAGATACTGGTTAGATACTGGttatactgttatatactgGTTAGATACTGGttatactgttatatactgGTTATACTGTTATATATTGGTTATATATTGGTTATATACTGGTTATACTATATACTGATTATATACTGGTTATACTGTATACTGATTgtatactgttatatactgGTTATACTGGTTATATACTGGttatactgttatatactgGTTATATATTGGTTATATACTGGTTATACTGGttatactgttatatactgGTTATTGGTTATATACTGGTTATACTGGTTAGGTACTGGTTATATACTGattatatactgttatactggTTATATATTGTTGTATACTGATCATATACTGGTTATATACGTTATACTGGTTATATATTGGTTATATACTTGTTATACTGGTTATATATTGGTTAGATACTGGTTATACTGGTTATTTATTGGTTAGACACtggttatatactgttatactggTTATATATTGGTTATATACTGGTTATATATTGGTTGTATACTGGTTTTATACTGTTATACTGGTTATACCAGTTATATATTGGTTGTATACTGATTATATACtggttatatactgttatactggTTATATATTGGTTACATATTGGTTGTATACTGATTATATACtggttatatactgttatactggTTATACCGGTTATATATTGGTTGTATACTGattatatactgttatactggTTATATATTGGTTGTATACTGATTATATACtggttatatactgttatactgaTTATACTGGTTATATATTGGTTGTATACTGATTATATACtggttatatactgttatattgGTTATATATTGGTTATATACTGGTTATACTGCTCCATTAATATTTGACAAATATAAAtgttgtgctgatctctctGATCACAGCTTCTCATCCTCTGGTCTCAGTGAAAGTATAAAATCTCAGCTGGTCATCTGAAggtgaccgtgtgtgtgtgtgtgtgtgtgtgtgtaatgtaatatttagtgTTTAATAAAGTGTCTACTTGTGGACTTTGAGTCAGCAGCAGATCTGGTATCTTGCTGACAGCTGCTGTGTTATCACTGTCACAGCAGCATTTATTTCGCCCACAAATCAAACATCAGCGCACGCAcgcgtgtttgtctgtgaggtGGAAAAATGTCAACGTGCACCAGTGAGCACAGAAGACAATAAGACAGAGTGGACACGAGTGTTTACGCGTAACCCGACGCTCACTGTGTCCGCGCCACCTTCCTGTCGAGTTTTCTGGATTATTCCATTTGTCCCCTCAGCTGCTGATAATCcccctgaccacacacacatatatggatggacagagagaggtttttgttttgtgtttttctgttactTGTCCCTGTTTGATTAAATATGTGCTGCTGTAAAGGCAAAGCCTCTGAAATCCACCTCATCTGacttaaaacaacacatgaacGACCGTAAATTCACTCCTTTTCTCCTAAACTTCAGTTAAAGCAGCAAACGTATTCTTAAGAAATTGACCACGTTCACCGTGTGTTTGTATCTCATACAATCACACTGGAAATAACCTAAAGTATCACTTTAATATAAAGGAATTTCAGtctcatgtctttgtttttcccGCCTTACATTAACGGTCTGCGAGCTGACTGAACTGATCGTTTCTATGGATTTTAGACACTGACAGCACGGTGGATTAGTGGTTCTGTTCAGTTATAAACCTGACATTTACTAAATGACATAAACATCTAAAGGGTGAGATGAAGcctgatcattttatttttatttcaaacctaTGTCGACTGCTTCACGACAGGAAATCTGAAATGTTAATGAGCATCTGATAATCCCAACATCAAAGGGAACGACAAAGGCCACATGACTAAATTAAGCTTAACccggagctggagccaatcccagccgacatagGGTGACAGTTGAagttcaccctggacagatcatcaGTCCACAGAGAACTCAGTCCTAGAACCAACAGAGAACTCAGTCCTGAGAACCCACAGAGAACTCAGTCCTGAGAACCCACAGAGAACTCAGTCCTGAGAACCCACAGAGAACTCAGTCCTGAGAACCCACAGAGAGCTCAGTCCTCAAACCACAcattttttctctgtttttcttcaaacaGATGTCTCCTACAAATGAAGGGATTTCTTTCTTCACTATAGTAACTAAGTATAACACTAAAATCTAAATCTTTGACATGACCGACTGAAGACGTCATGAAGTaaatttgttttctaatttcagcctgtgtgtatctgtgttttCTATCAGTGTGTCAGTCGCCTCCATCACTCACCACGCTGTGATTATCACCTCCGCCCTCCTGCAGCACTCTGCAGATAGTTGTGCGGCGGTGGGGTACAGGATCACACATAGCCGGGGATTAAGACAGACATGGTATCGATGGGCAGGGGATTAGGGCTGAGAGGTAATGGATAGCCGAGGGATTAGCTGTGATGGGCCGAGGAGGTGGTGTGAGGTTAAAGTGCAATAAAGGAGGAAGAGGCTGGAGTTAGGAGGGATACAACATAATGCTGGAGGTTTAATCGCAGCATAACGTGAGTGAGATGATCGCAGTGATAACACACAAATCAAAGAAACACAGGTTTGACTATATTGTTCCATGTTATCAAGCTGGATTAGATAGTTTCCGACATGAGGCATCAAGTGTGCTGCAACCACGATGAGATTCAAACCCACACGTGCAGAAGACGATGGATTAGTCCACATCATCCGTTCCGAAGTAACCACCTCATGTGTTAACCCCaaaaccttaaccctaacccatgtgATAAAGTACAGTCAAAGGACGGAGACGTGAAATGAAACCTCAGGTTTTGAACGGACCACATTACGCCGCGTGACATTCACTTCCACATAAAAGGTCAATGTCTTCACATCTGACTGAAGCGGACACATCTGCACAGCTCCGAGGTCCTGAAAGACTGAACATATTTAACTAAAGTCTGACACGAAATCATCAGACAGCGTGAACATCTGCTCACAGCTCACTGATGTCTCTGGTTTATGTTTCAGTGCAGTGATGGCGTGAGGtgaggttcaggttcaggttacAGCTCAGTTGATGTTTCAGCTCATTAATGAGCATCAGACCTTTAACaagcagactgtgtgtgaggGTCAAGTGCGACGCTTGTCCTGGTATGTAATCCACCTCCCTGGGACGTGATTCTGTTGGTGTTGAGACGCTGTTTTTAGACAAGTCTGTGAGCCAGACTCTCAACTCCACCACAACTGAGACTAATCATTGTCCCGTTGGTCTCACGTCATCATTTGCACATAACATGGAGAAAGGTGAGAACCTGTaacttttccatgatacagttctaacactactgaactgaaataccactgaacgcgGTCGTAATTGGGTTTGAGTTCCTCATTGTTCTTGGATTTGCTGAGGCTGGTTCTGACTgacaggtaccaggttctatcactgatggagaagaaaaacagcaggtaccaggttctatcaatgatggagaagcagaaaaacagcacgtaccaggttctatcactgatggagaagcagaaaaaacagcaggtaccaggttctatcactgatggagaagaaaaacagcaggtaccatgttctatcactgatggagaagaagaaacagcaggtaccatgttctatcactgatggagaagaagaaaagaatggtaccaggttctatcactgatggagaagaagaaaacaggtaccaggttctatcactgatggaaagaagaaaaacagcaggtaccaggttctatcactgatgcagaagcagaaaacagcaggtaccatGTTCTATCACTGATGTAGAAGAACAAAAacggtaccaggttctatcactgatggagaagaagaacaaaaaatggtaccaggttctatcactgatggagaagaagaaaacagcagttaccaggttctatcactgatggagaagaagaaaaacagcagttaccaggttctatcactgatggagaagaaaacagcaggtaccaggttctatcactgatggagaagaagaaaacagcaggtaccaggttctatcactgatggaaaattAGTAGATtggagtagtgctagaacttttgaagtttttaaaaaaggtaaagTGGTCAGGTCAGGGTCTGGGTCAGGGTCCGGGTCAGGGTCCGGGTCCGGGTCATTTAAGTGTGGACTGTGTCGTGTGTGATGATGACGAGCAGGTGTTTGACTGACTTTTTGAGCGCACTCTtgttcctcctctgctcctcgtTCTCAGCATCCTGACACTCACAGTGAATCCTCTTCTCCCAGAACGTCTTAATGTGCAGTCTGTCATGGATCAGAGCCAGGTTCATCTGCAACGACACAAAACTCACGTCCGTACTTCTgacatacaacatacaacatATCAAGAAATGTAACCcataacataaatatacatatataatataataagtcCAGATAAAGAAGAGATTCTTCAGATCAAGGTTAATGTTGCTGTGGAATTCAGAGCCTGTAACTTCACACAGTGCCTGATTATGGCGTCGCCTCTGACTTCTCCTCAGTACAGTACGTACATTATTATGCTTTGTTCGCCTGAACAAAGACTTTAGTCTGACGTCTGTGCTCGGCTGAAGTGTCGCGTGTTAAAGGAAACAGCTGTTTTAGGAGGTGATGATCGGCTGTAACGATTATacatgaaacatttttaaaggatttCTGTTCaataaaggaaacacaaacCTTTCTTTAGTCTTTCagcgtccgtccgtccgtcagGGATCAGCTGAgcgtctgtcagtcagtcagggtggatgagtgtgtgtgagtaccACCCCCCACAGATGAATGTATGACTTTATTaatctgagtgagtgagtgagtgagtgagtgagtgagagagaggtgtgttCAAGGTGTGAACTTATCTATTTATAGATAAACTTTCATATTGGCCTGGGTTCTTTTCAACATAACAGGCACTCGTCGTTTTAGTAAAGATGCTAAATGTGATTAATGtaaaagaataataagaatatagTCACCACTTTATCATGAGTAAAGTTAATAAACCAAATTTGATTGATTATaatacaaatgtgtgattttcaCCTGCAAGTTTGTCACTAATCTGAattagggctgcagcgattactcgatgaatcaattattaatcgattgatcagtttgagtgtttttttcaataattataacaagcttcttaaatgtggatattttctactttctgtcatttttcagcttcttaaatgtggatattttctactttctgtcatttttcagcttcttaaatgtggatattttctactttctgtcatttttcagcttcttaaatgtgaatattttctactttccgtcatttttcagcttcttaaatgtggatattt
The DNA window shown above is from Solea senegalensis isolate Sse05_10M linkage group LG5, IFAPA_SoseM_1, whole genome shotgun sequence and carries:
- the LOC122769092 gene encoding protein FAM240B; protein product: MNLALIHDRLHIKTFWEKRIHCECQDAENEEQRRNKSALKKLRDEWLVRLENRNKHLKNLNDNFIRKVKTEEAAEHT